In Abditibacteriaceae bacterium, one genomic interval encodes:
- a CDS encoding sugar kinase, translating to MKIVTFGEIMMRLATPDRLRFGQAKELEITYGGGEANVAVSLCNFGLDAAFVTKLPKNPFGEGAIQSLRGLGVDTSKIARGGERIGIYFLETGASQRASVVVYDRAGSAISGVKAGEFDWKELFEGASWFHFTGITPALGPDVAAATKEAAKAAKEMGLTVSCDLNYRKKLWTPAEAQATMSEIMEFVDVAIGNEEDAEKVFGIKAQGTDVSGGEIGHAGYEEVARTLAERFGFKTVAITLRESRSADNNGWSAMLLHEGEILNSKTYDLHIVDRVGGGDSFAGGLIYGLVTGKSGQDALEFAVAASCLKHSISGDFNLVSVGEVEALMGGDGSGRVQR from the coding sequence ATGAAAATTGTTACATTTGGCGAAATCATGATGCGTCTTGCGACGCCCGACCGTTTGCGTTTTGGGCAGGCGAAGGAACTCGAAATCACTTATGGCGGCGGCGAAGCCAACGTCGCGGTCTCACTGTGCAACTTCGGTTTAGATGCGGCGTTTGTCACCAAACTACCTAAAAATCCGTTCGGCGAGGGCGCGATTCAGAGCCTACGCGGGCTGGGTGTCGATACTTCGAAAATCGCACGCGGCGGCGAGCGCATTGGCATTTATTTTCTGGAAACCGGCGCTTCTCAGCGCGCTTCGGTCGTGGTTTACGACCGCGCGGGCAGCGCCATTTCGGGCGTGAAAGCGGGCGAATTCGATTGGAAAGAACTCTTTGAAGGCGCAAGCTGGTTTCACTTCACCGGCATCACGCCTGCGCTCGGACCCGATGTCGCCGCTGCCACCAAAGAAGCCGCCAAAGCCGCCAAAGAAATGGGTCTCACCGTTTCGTGCGACCTCAATTACCGCAAGAAGCTGTGGACGCCCGCCGAAGCGCAAGCAACGATGAGCGAAATCATGGAATTCGTCGATGTCGCGATTGGCAACGAAGAAGATGCCGAGAAAGTTTTCGGCATCAAAGCGCAGGGTACCGATGTATCGGGCGGCGAAATCGGCCACGCCGGTTATGAAGAAGTCGCGCGCACGTTGGCCGAGCGCTTTGGTTTCAAGACCGTTGCGATTACTCTTCGCGAAAGCCGCAGCGCCGATAACAACGGTTGGTCGGCGATGTTGCTGCACGAAGGCGAAATCTTAAATTCCAAAACTTACGATTTGCATATCGTAGATCGCGTTGGTGGCGGTGATTCGTTCGCCGGTGGCCTGATTTACGGACTGGTCACGGGAAAATCGGGACAGGACGCGCTCGAATTTGCGGTCGCGGCTTCATGCCTGAAGCACTCCATTTCGGGAGACTTCAACCTGGTTTCGGTTGGCGAAGTCGAAGCGCTCATGGGTGGCGATGGTTCGGGCCGCGTACAACGCTAA
- a CDS encoding bifunctional 2-keto-4-hydroxyglutarate aldolase/2-keto-3-deoxy-6-phosphogluconate aldolase, with amino-acid sequence MIPKLDILQRITATGLVAVVRAENAEQAIRISEATLAGGCPAIEVTFTVPGAHKVIEALAARYKPSELILGAGTVLDPETARIAILSGATYVVSPSLNVDTVRLCNRYQVPIMPGAMSIRDVIEAMEVGADIIKLFPGEAFGPQFIKSIKGPLPQAPLMPTGGVDVNNVGEWIAAGAIAVGAGSSLIGGAKTGDYDKITSLAKEFVEKIAEARAK; translated from the coding sequence ATGATTCCTAAACTCGATATTCTCCAACGCATTACAGCGACAGGTCTTGTCGCCGTCGTGCGCGCCGAAAACGCCGAGCAAGCGATTCGAATTTCGGAAGCGACGCTCGCGGGCGGTTGTCCCGCCATTGAAGTGACGTTCACCGTTCCCGGCGCGCATAAAGTGATTGAAGCTCTCGCTGCGCGCTACAAGCCAAGCGAACTCATTCTCGGCGCGGGCACCGTTCTCGACCCCGAAACCGCGCGCATCGCGATTCTTAGCGGCGCAACTTATGTGGTTTCGCCTTCGCTCAACGTTGATACGGTGCGTTTGTGCAACCGCTATCAAGTGCCGATTATGCCCGGCGCGATGTCGATTCGCGACGTGATCGAAGCGATGGAAGTCGGCGCCGACATCATCAAATTGTTCCCTGGCGAAGCGTTCGGGCCGCAATTTATCAAGTCGATTAAAGGCCCACTGCCGCAGGCTCCATTGATGCCAACGGGCGGCGTCGATGTGAACAACGTCGGCGAATGGATCGCCGCGGGCGCGATTGCGGTTGGCGCTGGTTCGAGCCTTATCGGTGGCGCGAAAACCGGCGACTACGACAAAATCACCAGCCTGGCAAAAGAGTTCGTCGAGAAAATCGCCGAAGCCCGCGCGAAATAA
- a CDS encoding 3-ketoacyl-ACP reductase has product MAIAIVTGAGRGIGRGIAIELARLGHSVVINYAGNSAAAEECLQLVQEAGGDGITVKADVSSADDRARLVSETVERYGRIDLLVNNAGVAPDVRADILEAGEESFDRLIGINLKGPYFLTQLVANQMIAQPKTEARSQIVTVTSMSVYTASVNRGDYCISKAGLGMLTALYAARLAEYGIGVYEVRPGVIATDMTGGVKEKYDALIENGAWPIKRWGEPSDVGRAVAAIARGDFPFSTGEVFNVDGGFHLRTL; this is encoded by the coding sequence ATGGCGATTGCGATTGTCACGGGCGCCGGACGCGGCATCGGTCGCGGCATCGCGATTGAACTCGCGCGTCTCGGCCACAGCGTTGTCATTAACTACGCGGGCAACAGCGCCGCCGCCGAAGAGTGCTTGCAGCTTGTTCAAGAAGCGGGCGGCGACGGCATCACGGTCAAAGCCGATGTTTCTTCTGCCGACGACCGCGCGCGGTTGGTGAGCGAAACCGTCGAAAGATATGGGCGCATTGACTTGTTGGTGAACAATGCCGGAGTCGCGCCGGATGTGCGCGCGGATATTCTGGAGGCAGGCGAAGAATCGTTTGACCGTCTTATCGGCATCAACCTCAAAGGGCCGTATTTTCTGACGCAGCTCGTCGCCAATCAGATGATTGCGCAGCCGAAAACTGAGGCTCGCTCGCAAATCGTGACGGTCACTTCGATGTCTGTTTATACGGCGTCGGTGAATCGCGGCGATTACTGCATCTCGAAAGCCGGATTGGGAATGCTGACCGCGCTTTATGCGGCGCGTCTGGCCGAATACGGTATCGGCGTTTACGAAGTGCGGCCCGGCGTTATCGCCACCGATATGACGGGCGGCGTCAAAGAAAAATACGACGCGCTCATCGAAAACGGCGCGTGGCCAATTAAGCGTTGGGGCGAGCCGAGCGACGTTGGTCGTGCGGTTGCGGCCATCGCGCGCGGCGATTTTCCGTTTTCGACCGGCGAAGTTTTCAACGTCGATGGCGGCTTTCATCTCCGCACTCTGTAA
- a CDS encoding glycoside hydrolase family 88 protein, with amino-acid sequence MSNIFLSREQTRTTLQNAFDFAENQVSSLVQKYPADYYPMYTVNGQFGQDKKRWTHWCDGFYPGMMFIFAEQNNDEKWLDKAIDFSRPLADRQYDRAVHDLGFLFFSTYLRWLELGGPEDEIEPLLVQAGKTMAMRFMGKGQYLRSFVEPASLFIDIMMNVGTIFHAGLEEQDQHLLDIANRHCETTRRTLVRGDGSTSHEAIFDLESGECLRQSTHQGYRGDSCWSRGLAWSLYGFTRSYLQTGVGEYLETAQLNADYYLANTPASGVTPWDYDAPDSGPLAKSQVDTSASAICASGLLDLADATANATQARAYRDFALNSLVSLSDEYLGSKTPGFEGILNGGVYHIHKNLGVHEAVLFGEYFYVEALQKALNFLEEEPTDKILTAYPEDSLPDTARNWADGPTEEDMEAPTSAAPDSHRDSLSEDR; translated from the coding sequence ATGTCTAATATCTTCCTCTCCCGCGAACAAACCCGCACTACGCTGCAAAACGCCTTCGATTTCGCTGAAAATCAGGTCTCGTCGCTCGTCCAGAAGTATCCTGCCGATTACTACCCAATGTATACGGTGAACGGCCAGTTCGGTCAGGACAAGAAGCGCTGGACGCACTGGTGCGACGGCTTTTATCCCGGCATGATGTTCATCTTCGCCGAGCAGAACAACGACGAAAAGTGGCTCGACAAAGCGATTGATTTTTCGCGCCCTCTCGCCGACCGCCAATACGACCGCGCCGTTCACGATTTGGGCTTCCTGTTCTTCTCGACCTATCTGCGTTGGCTAGAACTCGGTGGGCCGGAAGATGAAATTGAGCCGCTCTTGGTGCAAGCCGGCAAAACCATGGCGATGCGCTTCATGGGAAAGGGCCAGTACTTGCGTTCGTTCGTTGAACCGGCGTCGCTCTTCATCGACATCATGATGAACGTCGGCACGATTTTCCACGCCGGTCTGGAAGAACAAGACCAACACCTGCTCGACATCGCTAACCGTCACTGCGAAACCACACGCCGCACCCTTGTGCGCGGCGATGGCTCGACTTCGCACGAAGCGATTTTCGATTTGGAAAGCGGCGAATGCCTGCGCCAATCGACTCATCAGGGCTATCGCGGCGATTCGTGCTGGAGCCGTGGCCTCGCGTGGTCGCTTTATGGCTTTACCCGTTCGTATCTGCAAACCGGCGTCGGCGAATATCTCGAAACCGCGCAACTCAACGCCGATTATTATCTCGCCAACACGCCCGCGAGCGGCGTCACGCCGTGGGATTACGACGCGCCCGATTCGGGCCCATTGGCGAAGTCGCAAGTCGATACCTCGGCGTCGGCGATTTGCGCGTCCGGCTTGCTCGATTTGGCCGACGCGACGGCAAACGCGACACAGGCCCGCGCCTATCGTGACTTCGCGCTCAATTCGCTGGTGTCGCTGTCGGACGAGTATCTTGGCAGCAAAACGCCCGGCTTTGAAGGCATCCTCAACGGCGGCGTTTATCACATCCACAAGAACCTCGGGGTCCACGAAGCGGTTCTCTTTGGCGAGTATTTCTACGTCGAGGCATTGCAGAAAGCACTGAACTTTTTGGAAGAAGAACCGACCGATAAAATCCTCACCGCCTATCCCGAAGATTCCCTTCCCGACACGGCGCGCAACTGGGCCGACGGCCCCACCGAAGAGGACATGGAAGCGCCCACTTCCGCCGCGCCCGATTCGCACCGCGATTCGCTTTCGGAGGACAGATAA